In Tenebrio molitor chromosome 6, icTenMoli1.1, whole genome shotgun sequence, one genomic interval encodes:
- the LOC138133445 gene encoding lysosomal acid lipase/cholesteryl ester hydrolase-like isoform X2 yields MHHSIATHSRIYLWQGNDSLAITLWRNGFDVWLANQRGTSYSNKHTHLSKYDFRYWNFSVHEMGLYDVSSEIDLIRKKTNGSKIIYFGHSLGSAIGLVYSSLKPDEAKNYLKSMILAAPSSYFEHSNNIMGFMPNIQILLLKLMEFLQIGSPFLFLPLWIHSSRIFLRLFPMITFVAAVLVGVLCGFSFSELDPTFFNYEATNYLNNFSWKTIHHFYQMVVRNTFQMFDYGEEKNFEIYGSKSPLLYPIGEIKVPTLIVSSERDNLVTIKDVERVFEELSPEAKVHGHWKLPFLNHLDYLTGLRRKELFVDTLLAFLNNLK; encoded by the exons TTTGTGGCAAGGCAACGACTCACTGG CAATCACGTTATGGCGTAACGGCTTTGACGTTTGGTTGGCCAATCAACGCGGAACTTCCTACTCGAATAAACATACACATCtgtcaaaatatgattttCGCTACTGGAACTTTAG CGTTCATGAAATGGGATTGTATGACGTGAGCAGTGAAATTGATCTAAtaaggaaaaaaacaaatggtTCCAAAATCATTTACTTCGGCCATTCTTTAGGATCAGCAATAGGTTTAGTATATTCTTCGTTGAAACCAGACgaagcaaaaaattatttgaagagTATGATTCTGGCGGCTCCCTCTTCTTACTTTGAACATTCTAACAACATTATGGGTTTTATGCCAAACATTCAAATACTTCTCTTG aaattAATGGAATTCTTGCAAATAGGTAGTCCTTTCCTTTTTCTTCCGCTTTGGATTCATTCTTCTAGAATATTTTTACGACTTTTTCCAATGATAACATTTGTTGCTGCTGTTCTAGTCGGCGTTTTATGTGGATTTAGTTTCTCCGAACTGGATCCG ACTTTCTTTAACTACGAAGCTACAAACTacttaaacaatttttcttggaaaacgaTTCACCACTTTTATCAGATGGTCGTCAGaaatacatttcaaatgtTTGACTATGGTGAagagaaaaattttgaaatctatGGTTCTAAATCACCTCTACTTTATCCTATAGGAGAAATCAAAGTACCTACTTTGATCGTATCGAGCGAGAGAGACAATTTAGTGACAATTAag GACGTTGAACGTGTATTTGAAGAATTGTCTCCAGAAGCCAAAGTTCATGGTCACTGGAAACTACCCTTCTTAAACCATCTAGATTATCTTACTGGACTTCGTCGAAAGGAGTTGTTCGTTGATACATTATtggcatttttaaataatttgaaataa